From a single Veillonellales bacterium genomic region:
- the larB gene encoding nickel pincer cofactor biosynthesis protein LarB, with the protein MDIDHVTKILEDYRSGSLALDAAVDKLKLLPYEDLQFAKIDHHRMIRQGFPEVVFCQGKTIDQVAQIMNHLATQNKNCLATRATHEMYEAVLKTIPDAQYYELARLILVQREKLNMNEERVILVMTAGTSDIPVAEEAAITAEIMGNKVKRVYDVGVAGIHRLLAQQEIMQQANVLIVVAGMEGALASVVGGMVAKPVIAVPTSVGYGANFGGLSALLSMLNSCAAGIAVVNIDNGFGAGRLASIINGMR; encoded by the coding sequence ATGGATATTGACCACGTAACAAAAATATTAGAAGATTACCGTTCCGGTAGTCTGGCTTTAGATGCAGCAGTCGACAAGCTAAAATTATTACCGTATGAGGATTTACAGTTTGCCAAAATTGATCATCATCGCATGATTCGCCAAGGTTTTCCGGAAGTAGTCTTTTGTCAGGGGAAAACCATTGATCAAGTAGCTCAGATTATGAACCATCTGGCTACACAAAATAAAAATTGTTTGGCCACTCGGGCGACTCATGAAATGTATGAAGCAGTGCTAAAAACGATTCCTGATGCCCAATATTATGAACTCGCTCGTTTAATTCTCGTACAGCGGGAAAAACTGAACATGAATGAGGAACGGGTTATTCTTGTTATGACCGCCGGTACCAGTGACATTCCGGTAGCGGAAGAGGCGGCTATTACTGCTGAAATAATGGGAAATAAAGTAAAACGGGTTTATGACGTAGGAGTGGCGGGAATTCATCGCTTATTGGCACAGCAGGAAATTATGCAGCAAGCCAATGTGCTGATTGTTGTAGCCGGCATGGAAGGTGCTCTGGCAAGCGTTGTCGGCGGCATGGTGGCAAAACCGGTGATTGCCGTTCCCACCAGTGTTGGTTACGGAGCAAATTTCGGCGGATTATCAGCACTGCTAAGCATGTTAAACAGCTGCGCCGCCGGCATTGCCGTTGTTAATATTGACAATGGCTTTGGCGCCGGGCGTCTGGCCAGCATAATAAATGGAATGAGGTAA
- the larC gene encoding nickel pincer cofactor biosynthesis protein LarC: MRALYLDCFAGISGNMLLGSLLDVGVPENYLRSELAKLQLTGYDLVIQRVEKSGISANYVDVQLAHHHHYHRHLPDIIDIIDNSSLELTIKENSKKIFLRLAEAEAKVHGTGIDHIHFHEVGAVDAIIDIVGTMIGFHYLGIEKIYVSKLQVGSGFIQCSHGMMPVPAPATAELLKKVPYYAGKIEKELVTPTGAAIITALDSEFGLMPEQFSTDAIGYGAGTWELDIPNVLRMHYGTMQQQASNEVMIVEANIDDLNPQIYGFVMDKLFAAGALDVWMTPVIMKKSRPAVLFSVMIQSHQLPAVTELLFRETSTIGIRYSQVARTTAFREVVSVESPWGLVRAKVSRYQGRICNITPEYEDCKKVAETHQIALKKVQQIILERAHAEYAQ, encoded by the coding sequence ATGCGTGCACTCTATTTGGACTGTTTTGCCGGGATTAGCGGTAATATGCTGCTGGGATCTTTACTTGACGTTGGTGTGCCGGAAAATTATTTACGCAGCGAATTGGCAAAACTTCAGTTAACAGGGTATGATTTAGTGATTCAACGAGTGGAAAAATCGGGTATCAGTGCAAATTATGTTGATGTTCAATTAGCTCATCATCACCATTATCACCGTCATCTGCCAGACATTATCGACATTATTGACAATTCTTCCCTGGAACTAACGATCAAAGAAAATAGCAAAAAAATCTTTCTGCGATTGGCAGAAGCAGAAGCAAAAGTTCATGGTACCGGCATTGATCACATCCACTTTCATGAAGTGGGAGCGGTTGACGCCATTATCGATATCGTAGGAACGATGATAGGGTTTCATTATTTGGGCATTGAAAAAATTTATGTCTCAAAACTCCAGGTTGGCAGCGGGTTTATTCAGTGCAGCCATGGCATGATGCCTGTTCCGGCACCCGCTACAGCAGAACTTCTAAAAAAGGTTCCTTATTATGCCGGCAAGATTGAAAAAGAACTGGTAACCCCTACCGGCGCAGCGATTATTACTGCTCTAGATTCCGAATTTGGTCTTATGCCTGAACAATTTTCTACCGATGCCATTGGCTACGGCGCCGGTACCTGGGAGTTGGACATTCCCAATGTGCTGCGAATGCACTACGGGACGATGCAGCAGCAAGCAAGTAATGAAGTAATGATTGTCGAAGCGAATATTGATGATTTAAATCCGCAAATTTATGGTTTTGTAATGGATAAGCTATTTGCGGCCGGTGCTCTGGATGTATGGATGACCCCGGTCATTATGAAAAAAAGCCGTCCGGCAGTCTTGTTTTCCGTTATGATACAGAGTCATCAATTACCTGCAGTTACCGAATTATTATTTCGTGAAACGTCTACCATTGGGATTCGTTATTCCCAGGTGGCGCGAACTACGGCATTCCGTGAAGTGGTGAGTGTTGAATCTCCCTGGGGTTTGGTACGGGCAAAAGTAAGTCGCTATCAAGGACGTATTTGTAATATTACACCGGAATATGAAGATTGTAAAAAGGTTGCGGAAACTCATCAGATCGCTTTAAAAAAAGTTCAACAAATCATTTTAGAAAGAGCGCATGCTGAATACGCTCAATAA
- a CDS encoding HD-GYP domain-containing protein, with product MSNYKSIRVPINHVIPGMELAKPVLTDEGKIALSEGTYLNAGLIIRLKHWGIMSLDIRELAPDDAEERNKPSHSQQKFYSDYDKTVDTVKKSFQLIRDSNTVPFEECQKLVDKDMELILESPGVINHLHMVNRQGDEYTFHHSVNVAVVAGVLGKWLEYDQNEINNLMLAGLLHDIGKVKVPLKIVNKPAKLSVAEMEIMKQHTIYGYRLIRDIPNISQKLLLAVLQHHERMDGCGYPFQIKGDRIHPYARIIAIADMYDAMTSDRVYQPKTTPFTVVEMIVKEMFNKLDPAICTIFLNNVRDYFIGNVVQLSDGREAEVVYVGQFVASRPVVRTQAGEFIDLEKRKELSVVKLIEA from the coding sequence ATGTCCAATTATAAAAGTATACGTGTCCCAATTAACCATGTAATTCCTGGGATGGAACTCGCCAAGCCGGTTCTTACCGACGAGGGAAAGATTGCTCTAAGTGAGGGAACTTACCTGAATGCCGGATTAATCATCCGGCTTAAGCATTGGGGAATTATGAGTTTGGATATTCGCGAACTGGCTCCGGACGATGCTGAAGAGCGGAACAAGCCTTCACATTCTCAACAAAAGTTTTATTCGGATTACGATAAAACGGTGGATACGGTCAAAAAAAGTTTTCAACTTATTCGTGATTCCAACACGGTTCCATTTGAAGAATGCCAGAAATTAGTTGATAAAGACATGGAACTGATTCTCGAATCGCCAGGTGTTATCAATCATTTACATATGGTCAACAGGCAGGGGGACGAGTATACTTTTCACCATTCTGTAAATGTCGCGGTTGTTGCCGGTGTATTAGGCAAGTGGCTTGAATATGACCAGAATGAAATCAATAATTTAATGCTTGCCGGTCTTCTGCATGATATAGGAAAAGTCAAAGTCCCTTTAAAAATTGTGAATAAGCCGGCCAAGCTGTCCGTAGCGGAAATGGAAATCATGAAACAGCATACCATATACGGTTACCGGTTAATCAGAGATATTCCCAATATTTCACAGAAATTGCTGCTTGCTGTTTTACAGCATCATGAGCGTATGGACGGCTGTGGCTATCCCTTCCAAATAAAAGGTGACCGCATTCATCCTTATGCAAGAATTATTGCCATTGCCGATATGTATGATGCAATGACCTCCGATCGGGTTTATCAGCCTAAAACCACGCCATTTACCGTGGTTGAAATGATTGTCAAGGAAATGTTTAATAAACTTGATCCGGCGATCTGTACAATTTTTTTAAATAATGTCCGTGACTATTTTATCGGCAATGTGGTTCAATTAAGCGATGGCCGTGAGGCGGAAGTAGTATACGTGGGACAATTCGTCGCTTCAAGACCTGTTGTGCGAACCCAGGCAGGGGAATTTATTGATTTAGAGAAGCGTAAAGAGCTTTCAGTGGTAAAGCTGATAGAAGCGTAA
- the folE2 gene encoding GTP cyclohydrolase FolE2: MTKVKDVQNRWDERGIAIQKVGVSDVHLPFFIKTKDGSFQSVLAKIILTVELPQQYKGTHMSRFIEILSEWSQKPVSGHEMGCILADTISRLNAKRAHLDIGFKYFIEKAAPVSGLTSMLDFDCLFSASLAKDEPLDFVLGVAAPFTSLCPCSKEISKYGAHNQRGLMKVKLKQRHGHFIWIEDLAALMETQGSCPVYSLLKREDEKYVTERAYENPKFVEDILRDLVLALRQIQGIQWFEVECENYESIHNHSAYAQHEEFVGR; this comes from the coding sequence GTGACAAAGGTGAAAGATGTCCAAAATCGATGGGATGAACGGGGTATAGCCATTCAAAAGGTAGGGGTCAGTGATGTACATCTGCCTTTTTTCATAAAAACAAAAGATGGATCTTTTCAGTCTGTATTGGCAAAAATAATCCTTACTGTAGAATTGCCGCAACAGTATAAAGGAACTCATATGAGTCGTTTTATTGAAATATTAAGTGAATGGAGTCAAAAACCGGTTTCCGGCCACGAAATGGGATGCATTCTGGCAGATACGATCAGCCGGCTGAATGCCAAACGGGCTCATTTGGATATCGGTTTTAAATACTTTATCGAAAAAGCGGCACCGGTCAGCGGCCTGACAAGCATGTTGGATTTTGACTGCCTGTTTTCTGCCAGTTTGGCAAAAGACGAGCCGCTGGACTTTGTCCTGGGTGTGGCCGCTCCGTTTACCTCTTTATGCCCGTGCAGCAAGGAAATATCCAAATACGGGGCTCATAATCAGCGCGGCCTGATGAAGGTAAAACTGAAGCAGCGTCATGGCCACTTTATTTGGATAGAGGATTTAGCGGCGCTGATGGAAACCCAGGGAAGTTGTCCCGTCTATTCGCTATTGAAACGGGAGGACGAAAAATACGTAACAGAGCGGGCCTATGAGAATCCAAAGTTTGTTGAAGATATCCTGCGTGATTTAGTATTGGCTTTACGGCAAATACAAGGTATTCAATGGTTCGAAGTGGAATGCGAAAATTACGAATCCATTCACAATCATAGTGCATATGCGCAGCATGAAGAATTTGTCGGACGTTAA
- a CDS encoding TaqI-like C-terminal specificity domain-containing protein, with protein sequence MNWKKFTDECRTVGKWLDENYGHTQKQIVMLMKILAAILLEEKQPEKLVGWAVSSQPLRKITQLSSGQIHSIAPLPDTISELISRWVCLLPRDSGILGTVYEELASGCRFRGLYYTPAAAVAFILKHTLEQEDIVARPRIRILDPACGCGSFLLQAYGILFTKFKCSRQMLQEKYPEEDWSDSGIHRHILQYNLWGADIDEVAADITAAGLALQCPDSNAAAMPPHIIAYDSLKRPAKADTPEFLRKFWFSSYDYVIGNPPYLSFGLRGARRLDSQYGDYLRQAYPESAQYKLSYYVLFLQRGIEMLAEKGKLGFIIPDSFLLGRYYSKIRHYILEHTTIDLIAHISSAVFKRAAVGYLAICVFTKCSEARELSKQNQLAIYQINRQSGFEKVKPVCQYHQSYFSQLPYDRFRIFFNLKTKQLIDRFDKLGLPLKNFADGHTGIRSLSQQKEIIATAPQEDASWQRGLVSGREVNRFSVDYQHHWLHIAPELLYKGGWKKEIIQQRKILIRQTGYMLIAGIDNKGLYHLNNIHSFVLNQQTVTLDYLLLLLNSKLLSFYYHAVTMEYGRAMAQTDIEALELLPVIVNRDINRQAPELVQIMENLTIKSRSKDSSSQQKAAAFDDYLNQIVYRIYGLTDQDIEYVEECEGN encoded by the coding sequence ATGAACTGGAAAAAATTTACGGATGAATGCCGTACCGTTGGTAAGTGGCTTGATGAAAATTACGGTCATACTCAGAAGCAGATAGTAATGCTGATGAAGATTTTAGCTGCCATTTTGCTGGAGGAAAAACAACCTGAAAAACTTGTCGGCTGGGCTGTATCCTCTCAGCCGCTGCGTAAAATTACTCAGCTGAGCAGCGGCCAAATCCATTCTATTGCGCCGCTGCCGGATACTATTTCTGAACTCATTTCACGCTGGGTCTGCCTTTTACCACGGGATTCCGGCATACTGGGCACTGTCTACGAAGAACTTGCCTCCGGCTGCCGTTTTCGTGGTTTATATTATACGCCTGCCGCTGCCGTTGCTTTTATTCTCAAACATACTTTGGAGCAAGAGGATATCGTTGCCCGGCCCAGGATACGGATTTTAGACCCGGCATGTGGCTGCGGCAGCTTTTTGCTGCAAGCGTATGGGATTTTATTTACTAAATTTAAATGCTCTCGTCAAATGCTGCAAGAGAAATATCCGGAGGAAGATTGGTCCGATAGTGGGATTCACCGTCATATTTTGCAATATAATTTGTGGGGAGCCGATATTGATGAGGTGGCGGCTGATATAACTGCCGCAGGTCTTGCCTTACAGTGTCCGGATAGCAATGCGGCCGCAATGCCGCCCCATATTATTGCCTATGACAGTTTAAAACGCCCGGCAAAAGCAGATACTCCGGAATTCTTGCGTAAATTTTGGTTTTCCAGTTATGATTATGTAATTGGCAATCCTCCTTATTTATCCTTTGGGCTGCGTGGCGCTCGACGCCTGGACAGTCAATATGGAGATTATCTTCGGCAGGCGTATCCCGAATCGGCCCAATATAAGTTAAGTTATTATGTTCTTTTTTTACAACGCGGTATTGAGATGCTGGCAGAGAAGGGAAAATTGGGATTTATTATACCTGACAGTTTTCTTTTAGGCCGCTATTATTCTAAAATCAGGCATTATATATTGGAACATACAACCATTGATTTAATTGCGCATATTTCTTCCGCTGTATTTAAACGTGCGGCCGTCGGGTATTTAGCCATTTGTGTTTTTACCAAGTGCTCTGAAGCAAGGGAACTTTCAAAACAAAACCAGCTGGCGATCTATCAAATCAATCGGCAGTCAGGGTTTGAAAAAGTAAAACCGGTGTGCCAATATCATCAAAGCTATTTCTCCCAGCTTCCTTATGACCGGTTTCGTATTTTTTTTAATTTGAAAACAAAACAGTTAATTGATCGTTTCGATAAACTGGGTCTGCCGCTAAAAAATTTTGCTGACGGGCATACGGGAATTCGTTCCTTGTCTCAGCAAAAAGAAATTATTGCAACGGCACCGCAGGAAGACGCATCCTGGCAGCGTGGATTGGTTTCCGGCAGGGAGGTTAACCGTTTTAGTGTGGATTATCAGCATCACTGGCTTCATATCGCCCCGGAACTGCTATACAAGGGCGGCTGGAAAAAGGAAATCATCCAGCAAAGGAAAATACTAATACGTCAAACCGGCTACATGCTGATTGCCGGTATTGATAATAAGGGCCTTTATCACTTGAACAATATTCATAGTTTTGTTTTAAACCAGCAAACGGTTACATTGGATTATTTGCTGCTGCTGCTAAATTCTAAGCTGCTGTCCTTTTATTATCATGCGGTTACAATGGAATATGGCCGGGCGATGGCACAAACAGACATTGAAGCCTTGGAACTGCTGCCGGTAATCGTTAACCGGGATATTAACCGGCAAGCACCGGAATTGGTGCAAATCATGGAAAATTTGACGATAAAAAGCCGTTCAAAGGATAGTTCATCACAACAGAAAGCCGCTGCCTTTGACGATTATCTCAATCAAATCGTTTACCGCATTTACGGCTTAACCGATCAGGATATTGAATATGTGGAAGAATGCGAAGGAAACTAA